The Vicia villosa cultivar HV-30 ecotype Madison, WI unplaced genomic scaffold, Vvil1.0 ctg.000368F_1_1, whole genome shotgun sequence nucleotide sequence ACCGCCAAAACTTCCctctattttttttagtttcccttcttaattattttcttttctaattttttttagattaaaaaaaattgaaaacgtAAATACAAGTGTTATACTTCTAACCTAATATTGTTCTTCTACACCCTAAGAGATAGTTCTCAGTCAAGAACCCCTCATTTGACAATTCATATTTCTTTGTTCCAAACCCTAAATTCAACTTCACCTCCTCATCACCGAatcaaaccctaaaattaaaggtCCTCACTCACAAGCACACCATGAATCTTCATCTCTTCTCATCTCTGGGTCGCAGCTTAGTTGAAGATTTTggattttgggtttttcactctCTTCCTCACTAAATCCACCACAACAACACCTTCACCACAAAACACTCTTGTAGCAAATCTTCTACCGTTAACAGTCCACTGTTTCACTAAAAACATCTTCACTCGTGCAAATATCTCTACTCTAATCGATAACCGTCTTTCCAGAAGCGTCAACAAATCCAAATCTAAAGCTATAGAAGACGATATTGTTGGTTCGAGTTTTGGTTTTGGTGAAATGCGTGGTAATGGAACGATGGTTGGAGTGGTGGGTTTAGTGGGTAGAAGTAAAGTTTCGGTTtttgagaaaggtgaagtgaagaagaagaagaagaagaagaagaagatggttAAAGGGTGTGATTTGAGTAAAGGGTATTGGGTTTTTGATGAAAGGTATCCTCTTTATGGTGGAGCTTCTTATCCTTTTGTTGATGAAGGTTTTGATTGCGAGGGGAATGGAAGATTGGATAGAAATTTTACTAAGTGGAGATGGCAACCTCAATATTGTGACCTTCCAAGGTACTGTCAAATTCAATCTTTTGGAATACTTTACTTTAGTCTCTTTTTTTCCCTTTAATTTTGCAAGTGTGGTTATGCTTATGAGTTTGATTAACCGTTATTTTAGTGTTGGGTCGGTTCATACAAGGTAAAGGACTAGCTTCAATTGGGCCCCCTGCATTGTTCTTCTGGATTAGTCGGTCTTAAAGAGAGACTTTTTACTATTAGGAGTAACATATGTGAAGTTAGTAGCAAAGGTGAagttaattttattctttaagtACTGTTTTTTTGTGTTATAGATTCAATGCAACAAAAATGTTGGAGTTGATAAGAGGAAAAAAACTAGTTTTTGTGGGTGATTCAATTAATAGGAACCAATGGGAATCAATGTTGTGCATGTTATTGAGTGATGTTAAAGATCTACAGAGAGTGTTTGAGGCACGTGGAAGGAAAATTACCAAAGAGAAAGGGAACTATAGTTTCAGGTTTCTGGTAATTCTGCGTAACCTTACTATTTTCGCAATGTAGAATAATATATGATTAGTTATGAAGT carries:
- the LOC131627573 gene encoding protein trichome birefringence-like 6 yields the protein MRGNGTMVGVVGLVGRSKVSVFEKGEVKKKKKKKKKMVKGCDLSKGYWVFDERYPLYGGASYPFVDEGFDCEGNGRLDRNFTKWRWQPQYCDLPRFNATKMLELIRGKKLVFVGDSINRNQWESMLCMLLSDVKDLQRVFEARGRKITKEKGNYSFRFLAGGLAGGLHEGAKVIEKHAAQLYTLVEDCDQPDYVKLVKALCAEHNVSLLTVPSALTLGK